In one window of Streptomyces roseofulvus DNA:
- a CDS encoding thiol-disulfide oxidoreductase DCC family protein, whose amino-acid sequence MSTPTTPVGRLTVLYDAECPLCVHLRHRLMRRLQLVPLDLVPAGSQRARQLFPDLDHAATLREITVVGDRGQVYRASAAWIVCLWALAEHRATAHRLATPAGQPLARAAVLAAAKWREALRDPEGSGCEDGRCDVPGPPG is encoded by the coding sequence GTGTCGACCCCCACGACCCCCGTGGGACGGCTGACCGTGCTGTACGACGCGGAGTGCCCGCTCTGCGTCCACCTGCGGCACCGGCTCATGCGCCGGCTGCAGCTCGTCCCGCTCGACCTCGTCCCGGCCGGCTCGCAGCGGGCCCGGCAGCTCTTCCCCGACCTCGACCACGCCGCCACCCTGCGGGAGATCACCGTGGTCGGGGACCGGGGCCAGGTCTACCGGGCCTCGGCCGCCTGGATCGTCTGCCTCTGGGCGCTGGCCGAGCACCGGGCCACCGCCCACCGGCTCGCCACCCCCGCCGGGCAGCCCCTCGCCCGCGCCGCCGTCCTCGCCGCCGCGAAGTGGAGGGAGGCGCTCAGGGATCCGGAGGGCTCCGGCTGCGAGGACGGGCGCTGCGACGTGCCCGGTCCGCCCGGCTAG
- a CDS encoding ABC transporter substrate-binding protein: MRSTVRLRILITCGVLVAAGVGGWQLLPSDEARTDPIPVGTTDEVTSLDPAGAYDAGSWAMYSNVYQSLLTFKPGFTTPTPDAAESCKFVGDKLTTYQCVLRDDLTFPSGRKVTAEDVKFSFDRMLKIKADVGPAPLFPTLKDVRADGRTVTFNLGARDATFPLKLATGAGSIVDRDRYQADTLRQDNGVDGTGPYVLKEYKPGESALLEPNPKYRGALAGTGRPVRVKYFKQSEDLANAWKSGDVQVTHRQLPPSFVENLDTNGGTRLTEAESAEIRNIVFNTRSESPMGEPAVRQAIAAILDRPAITTGAYKGTVEPLYSLIPQGFVGHSTAFYDRYPAPDEKKAKKLLKDAGVETPVAFTFGYRQDATYKAETALIKKQLEETGLFEVKVVEADWQSFQKGYTSGAYDAYTVGWLPDFPDSDSFTAPLVGTGNTLDNGYSSKTVDKLIKETQQFDDRSRTTGDFKSIQEHVAEDVPLIPLWQKNDYVLATESVGGSQNLSDGTGIWRLWELSWL; encoded by the coding sequence ATGCGGTCGACGGTCCGTCTCCGGATCCTCATCACTTGTGGAGTACTGGTGGCCGCGGGGGTGGGGGGCTGGCAACTCCTGCCCTCCGACGAGGCGCGTACCGACCCGATCCCCGTCGGGACCACCGACGAGGTCACCTCGCTCGACCCGGCCGGCGCCTACGACGCCGGCTCCTGGGCGATGTACAGCAACGTCTACCAGTCGCTGCTGACCTTCAAGCCGGGCTTCACCACCCCGACCCCGGACGCCGCCGAGAGCTGCAAGTTCGTGGGCGACAAGCTCACCACGTACCAGTGCGTCCTCCGTGACGACCTCACCTTCCCCAGTGGCCGCAAGGTGACGGCCGAGGACGTCAAGTTCTCCTTCGACCGGATGCTGAAGATCAAGGCGGACGTCGGCCCCGCGCCGCTCTTCCCGACCCTGAAGGACGTGCGGGCCGACGGCCGGACCGTGACCTTCAACCTCGGTGCCCGGGACGCCACCTTCCCGCTGAAGCTGGCCACCGGCGCCGGTTCGATCGTCGACCGCGACCGCTACCAGGCCGACACGCTCCGCCAGGACAACGGCGTCGACGGCACCGGCCCGTACGTCCTCAAGGAGTACAAGCCGGGCGAGAGCGCCCTCCTGGAGCCCAACCCGAAGTACCGGGGCGCGCTCGCGGGGACGGGCCGCCCGGTCCGCGTGAAGTACTTCAAGCAGTCCGAGGACCTGGCGAACGCCTGGAAGTCCGGCGACGTGCAGGTGACGCACCGCCAGCTGCCGCCGTCCTTCGTGGAGAACCTGGACACCAACGGCGGCACCCGGCTCACCGAGGCGGAGAGCGCCGAGATCCGCAACATCGTCTTCAACACCCGGTCCGAGTCGCCGATGGGCGAGCCGGCGGTACGGCAGGCGATCGCGGCGATCCTCGACCGCCCGGCCATCACCACCGGCGCCTACAAGGGGACGGTCGAGCCGCTGTACTCGCTCATCCCGCAGGGCTTCGTCGGGCACAGCACGGCCTTCTACGACCGCTACCCGGCGCCGGACGAGAAGAAGGCGAAGAAGCTGCTGAAGGACGCCGGCGTGGAGACGCCGGTCGCGTTCACCTTCGGTTACCGCCAGGACGCCACGTACAAGGCCGAGACCGCCCTGATCAAGAAGCAGCTGGAGGAGACCGGCCTGTTCGAGGTGAAGGTGGTGGAGGCCGACTGGCAGAGTTTCCAGAAGGGCTACACCAGCGGTGCCTACGACGCCTACACGGTCGGCTGGCTCCCGGACTTCCCCGACTCGGACAGCTTCACGGCCCCGCTCGTCGGCACCGGGAACACCCTGGACAACGGCTACTCCAGCAAGACCGTCGACAAGCTGATCAAGGAGACGCAGCAGTTCGACGACCGCTCCCGGACCACCGGCGACTTCAAGTCGATCCAGGAGCACGTCGCCGAGGACGTGCCGCTGATCCCGCTCTGGCAGAAGAACGACTACGTCCTCGCCACCGAGTCCGTCGGCGGCTCGCAGAACCTCTCCGACGGCACCGGCATCTGGCGCCTGTGGGAGCTGTCCTGGCTCTGA
- a CDS encoding succinate dehydrogenase iron-sulfur subunit, translated as MATPVLDKVEKESAASPYITVTFRIRRFNPEVSDAVVWEDFQVEIDPKERVLDGLHKIKWDLDGTLTFRRSCAHGICGSDAMRINGKNRLACKTLIKDLNPEKPITVEPIKGLTVMKDLVVDMEPFFQAYRDVMPFLVTKGNEPTRERLQSAEDRERFDDTTKCILCAACTSSCPVFWNDGQYFGPAAIVNAHRFIFDSRDEAGEQRLEILNDKDGVWRCRTTFNCTDACPRGIEITKAIQEVKRALITRRF; from the coding sequence ATGGCTACCCCCGTTCTGGACAAGGTGGAGAAGGAATCCGCCGCCTCGCCGTACATCACGGTCACCTTCCGGATCCGCCGCTTCAACCCCGAGGTCTCGGACGCGGTGGTCTGGGAGGACTTCCAGGTCGAGATCGACCCGAAGGAGCGTGTGCTCGACGGTCTCCACAAGATCAAGTGGGACCTGGACGGCACGCTCACCTTCCGTCGCTCCTGCGCGCACGGCATCTGCGGTTCCGACGCCATGCGGATCAACGGCAAGAACCGTCTCGCCTGCAAGACGCTGATCAAGGACCTCAACCCCGAGAAGCCGATCACGGTCGAGCCCATCAAGGGCCTCACCGTGATGAAGGACCTCGTGGTCGACATGGAGCCCTTCTTCCAGGCGTACCGCGACGTCATGCCGTTCCTCGTCACCAAGGGGAACGAGCCGACCCGCGAGCGCCTGCAGTCCGCCGAGGACCGCGAGCGCTTCGACGACACCACCAAGTGCATCCTGTGCGCCGCGTGCACGTCGTCCTGCCCGGTCTTCTGGAACGACGGCCAGTACTTCGGTCCGGCCGCGATCGTCAACGCGCACCGCTTCATCTTCGACTCGCGTGACGAGGCGGGCGAGCAGCGCTTGGAGATCCTGAACGACAAGGACGGCGTGTGGCGCTGCCGCACCACGTTCAACTGCACGGACGCCTGCCCGCGTGGCATCGAGATCACCAAGGCGATCCAGGAAGTGAAGCGCGCGCTGATCACGCGTCGCTTCTGA
- a CDS encoding metallophosphoesterase: MVAFVLFLVVALALLGAVHWYVWRRLVRDVTAPGGRARRVGTALVVVLPLLSLAALVSGRAGVPFAVQQVVAWPGFLWLALLLYVVLALVVGEAVRPVLTRVLARRAAVAAPVAVPAPAPVPVPAPESAREAEAATEPVVVAEAPASEVSRRLFVSRVVGGAAVAVAAGTVANGAYGVLRGPRVKRVTVPLAKLPRAAHGYRIAVVSDIHLGPILGRAHSQRIVDTINATQPDLIAVVGDLVDGSVADLGSAAEPLARLRARHGSFFVTGNHEYFSGADAWVDHVRELGLRPLRNERLEIAAGFDLAGVDDVAGESEGRGPDFGRALGDRDRSRAAVLLAHQPIVIDDAVAHGVDLQLSGHTHGGQLWPGNFLAELANPTVAGLERYGDTQLYVSRGAGAWGPPVRVGAPSDVTVVQLASKQA, from the coding sequence GTGGTCGCCTTCGTGCTCTTCCTGGTCGTGGCCCTCGCGCTGCTCGGCGCGGTCCACTGGTACGTGTGGCGTCGTCTGGTCCGGGACGTCACCGCGCCCGGCGGCCGGGCCCGGCGCGTCGGTACGGCCCTGGTGGTCGTGCTGCCGCTGCTCTCCCTCGCCGCGCTCGTCTCCGGGCGGGCCGGGGTGCCGTTCGCGGTCCAGCAGGTCGTGGCCTGGCCGGGGTTCCTGTGGCTGGCGCTGCTGCTGTACGTCGTGCTGGCGCTGGTCGTCGGCGAGGCCGTGCGGCCGGTGCTGACCCGGGTCCTCGCCCGGCGGGCCGCCGTCGCCGCGCCGGTGGCCGTACCGGCGCCCGCGCCCGTTCCCGTACCCGCCCCGGAGAGCGCGCGGGAGGCCGAGGCCGCGACCGAGCCGGTGGTCGTCGCGGAAGCGCCCGCGTCCGAGGTGTCGCGACGGCTCTTCGTGTCCCGGGTCGTCGGCGGGGCCGCGGTCGCCGTCGCCGCAGGGACGGTGGCGAACGGGGCGTACGGGGTGCTGCGCGGCCCCCGGGTGAAGCGGGTGACCGTGCCGCTGGCCAAGCTGCCGCGGGCCGCGCACGGGTACCGGATCGCGGTCGTCTCCGACATCCACCTCGGGCCGATCCTCGGGCGCGCCCACTCCCAGCGGATCGTCGACACGATCAACGCCACCCAGCCCGATCTGATCGCCGTCGTCGGCGACCTCGTCGACGGCTCCGTGGCGGACCTCGGGTCCGCCGCCGAACCGCTGGCGCGGCTGCGCGCCCGGCACGGCTCCTTCTTCGTCACCGGCAACCACGAGTACTTCTCCGGCGCCGACGCCTGGGTCGACCACGTCCGCGAGCTGGGCCTGCGGCCGCTGCGCAACGAGCGCCTGGAGATCGCCGCCGGGTTCGACCTGGCCGGCGTGGACGACGTGGCCGGCGAGAGCGAGGGCCGGGGGCCGGACTTCGGGCGGGCGCTCGGCGACCGCGACCGGTCCCGGGCGGCCGTGCTCCTCGCCCACCAGCCGATCGTGATCGACGACGCCGTCGCCCACGGGGTGGACCTCCAGCTCTCCGGTCACACCCACGGCGGCCAGCTCTGGCCGGGCAACTTCCTTGCCGAACTCGCCAATCCGACCGTGGCCGGACTCGAACGGTACGGGGACACCCAGCTGTACGTCTCCCGGGGCGCGGGCGCGTGGGGGCCGCCGGTCCGGGTCGGCGCGCCGTCCGATGTCACCGTCGTCCAACTCGCCTCGAAACAGGCGTAA
- a CDS encoding SCO4848 family membrane protein — MILRLGLCTLVVSCSWITFVKNLWNDGSGLAFDDAGDPTAYFWVHLLLAVTSFVLGTVIGVIGLRGVRASRRSSD; from the coding sequence GTGATCTTGCGGCTGGGTCTCTGTACGCTAGTGGTTAGCTGCTCGTGGATCACTTTCGTCAAGAATCTCTGGAACGACGGGAGTGGTCTGGCCTTCGACGACGCGGGGGACCCGACGGCCTACTTCTGGGTCCATCTGCTGCTCGCCGTGACGTCCTTTGTCCTGGGGACGGTGATCGGCGTGATCGGGTTGCGCGGGGTGCGCGCCTCCCGCCGTTCCTCCGACTGA
- a CDS encoding MFS transporter produces the protein MPPAATAPRAVRHPLRTRSFRLLFTGRVLSLTGDAVIPTALALAVLEATGSTGALALVLAAAMVPKLLLLPVGGVLADRFDARTIALAMDLVRCAAQLLVGLQLLGGSPTLWLIATASAVGGAAGAFAMPTGSPLVKGSVAPEALARANAAMGIANSATRVCGPALAGALVLTVGPGWAFVLDAVSFAVSAALLAALRIDRVPLPRRSFTADLREGWREVRNRDWYWTSLVAHSAWNGAAAVLMTLGPAIAVDRLGGAGTWVLLLQTGAVGLLAGSLLADRLKPSRPVLTANLALASYALPLLLLAAEAPAPAVIAAYGLAQAGLGFLSPVWDTVVQRAVPEQVLARVVSYDWLLSLAAMPVGYALAPLAADAWGPGVPLVAAAVLVGGCCLATALVPGVRSVR, from the coding sequence ATGCCGCCTGCCGCCACCGCCCCGCGAGCCGTCCGCCACCCGCTCCGCACCCGGTCCTTCCGCCTGCTCTTCACCGGCCGGGTGCTCTCGCTCACCGGCGACGCCGTCATCCCCACCGCCCTCGCCCTCGCCGTCCTGGAGGCCACCGGCTCCACCGGCGCGCTCGCGCTGGTGCTCGCGGCCGCGATGGTGCCGAAACTGCTGCTGCTGCCGGTCGGCGGCGTGCTCGCCGACCGCTTCGACGCCCGGACCATCGCCCTCGCCATGGACCTCGTCCGCTGCGCCGCCCAGCTCCTCGTGGGCCTCCAGCTCCTCGGCGGCAGCCCCACCCTGTGGCTGATCGCCACCGCCTCGGCCGTCGGCGGCGCCGCCGGGGCCTTCGCCATGCCGACCGGCTCCCCGCTGGTGAAGGGGTCCGTCGCGCCCGAGGCCCTCGCCCGCGCCAACGCCGCCATGGGGATCGCGAACAGCGCCACGCGCGTGTGCGGCCCCGCGCTCGCCGGCGCGCTCGTCCTCACCGTCGGCCCCGGCTGGGCCTTCGTCCTCGACGCCGTCTCCTTCGCGGTCAGCGCCGCGCTCCTGGCCGCCCTGCGGATCGACCGGGTGCCGCTCCCCCGCCGTTCCTTCACAGCCGACCTGCGCGAGGGCTGGCGGGAGGTCAGGAACCGCGACTGGTACTGGACCAGCCTCGTCGCGCACAGCGCCTGGAACGGCGCCGCCGCCGTCCTCATGACCCTCGGCCCCGCGATCGCCGTCGACCGGCTCGGCGGCGCCGGCACCTGGGTGCTGCTGCTCCAGACCGGCGCGGTGGGACTGCTGGCCGGCTCGCTCCTCGCCGACCGCCTGAAGCCCTCCCGCCCCGTCCTCACCGCCAACCTCGCCCTCGCGAGCTACGCGCTGCCGCTGCTCCTGCTCGCCGCGGAGGCCCCCGCCCCGGCCGTCATCGCCGCGTACGGGCTCGCGCAGGCCGGACTCGGCTTCCTCTCCCCCGTCTGGGACACGGTCGTCCAGCGCGCCGTCCCCGAGCAGGTCCTGGCCCGGGTGGTCTCGTACGACTGGCTCCTCTCGCTGGCCGCGATGCCCGTCGGCTACGCCCTGGCGCCCCTCGCGGCCGACGCCTGGGGCCCGGGCGTCCCCCTGGTCGCGGCGGCCGTCCTGGTCGGCGGCTGCTGCCTCGCGACGGCCCTGGTACCGGGGGTGCGGAGCGTGCGCTGA
- a CDS encoding alpha/beta hydrolase has protein sequence MTLSHDTAGTGPQTVVLLHSGVCDRRMWDGQFHALAEAGHHVVRCDLRGFGETPADAPHVHADDVRDLLDHLGVERAVLVGSSFGGEVALEVAVRHPERVAGLTLLCAAAPVDHAAGPELRAFFAREEALLDAGDLDAATALNVELWLGPDAGDAARALVHTMQRRAFELQLGVPDEHGARPSGVTEDDLRTIAVPALVVSGAHDVPDFRAIAGKTAALLPAARRVELDWAGHLPPLERPEETLRLLLDHLAELGAPAAAGR, from the coding sequence GTGACGCTCTCTCATGACACGGCCGGCACCGGCCCCCAGACCGTCGTCCTGCTGCACTCCGGGGTCTGCGACCGCCGGATGTGGGACGGGCAGTTCCACGCCCTCGCCGAGGCCGGGCACCACGTCGTCCGCTGCGACCTCCGCGGCTTCGGCGAGACCCCCGCCGACGCACCGCACGTCCACGCCGACGACGTACGCGACCTCCTCGACCACCTCGGCGTCGAGCGGGCCGTCCTCGTCGGCTCCTCCTTCGGCGGCGAGGTCGCCCTGGAGGTCGCCGTCCGTCACCCCGAGCGGGTCGCCGGGCTGACCCTGCTCTGCGCCGCCGCACCCGTCGACCACGCGGCCGGACCCGAACTCCGCGCCTTCTTCGCCCGCGAGGAGGCCCTCCTCGACGCCGGCGACCTGGACGCCGCCACCGCCCTCAACGTCGAGCTGTGGCTCGGCCCCGACGCCGGCGACGCGGCCCGCGCCCTCGTCCACACCATGCAGCGCCGCGCCTTCGAGCTCCAGCTCGGCGTCCCCGACGAGCACGGCGCCCGGCCCTCCGGCGTCACCGAGGACGACCTCAGGACCATCGCGGTGCCCGCCCTCGTCGTCTCCGGCGCCCACGACGTCCCCGACTTCCGCGCCATCGCCGGGAAGACCGCCGCCCTCCTCCCGGCCGCCCGCCGCGTCGAACTCGACTGGGCCGGCCACCTGCCTCCCCTGGAGCGCCCCGAGGAGACCCTCCGACTCCTCCTGGACCACCTCGCCGAACTCGGCGCCCCCGCCGCGGCCGGGCGCTGA
- the sdhA gene encoding succinate dehydrogenase flavoprotein subunit: MKIHKYDTVIVGAGGAGMRAAIEATKRSRTAVLTKLYPTRSHTGAAQGGMAAALANVEEDNWEWHTFDTVKGGDYLVDQDAAEILAKEAIDAVLDLEKMGLPFNRTPDGTIDQRRFGGHSRNHGEAPVRRSCYAADRTGHMILQTLYQNCVKEGVEFFNEFYVLDQLITEVDGVKHSAGVVAYELATGEIHIFQAKAVIYASGGTGKFFKVTSNAHTLTGDGQAACYRRGLPLEDMEFFQFHPTGIWRMGILLTEGARGEGGILRNKDGERFMEKYAPVMKDLASRDVVSRSIYTEIREGRGCGPEGDHVYLDLTHLPPEQLDAKLPDITEFARTYLGIEPYTDPIPIQPTAHYAMGGIPTNVEGEVLSDNTTVVPGLYAAGEVACVSVHGANRLGTNSLLDINVFGRRAGIAAAEYSHKHDYVELPENPESLVVEQIEKLRNSTGSERVADLRRELQETMDANVMVFRTEQTIKTAVEKIAELRERYKNVSIQDKGKRFNTDLLEAIELGNLLELAEVMAVSALARKESRGGHYREDYPNRDDVNFMRHTMAYREVGEDGSETVRLDYKPVVTTRYQPMERKY, translated from the coding sequence ATGAAGATCCACAAGTACGACACCGTCATCGTCGGCGCCGGCGGCGCCGGCATGCGCGCCGCCATCGAGGCGACGAAGCGCAGCCGCACCGCCGTGCTGACGAAGCTCTACCCCACCCGCTCCCACACGGGCGCCGCGCAGGGCGGCATGGCCGCCGCGCTGGCCAACGTGGAGGAGGACAACTGGGAGTGGCACACCTTCGACACGGTCAAGGGCGGTGACTACCTGGTCGACCAGGACGCCGCCGAGATCCTGGCGAAGGAGGCCATCGACGCCGTCCTCGACCTGGAGAAGATGGGCCTGCCGTTCAACCGGACCCCGGACGGCACCATCGACCAGCGCCGCTTCGGCGGCCACTCCCGCAACCACGGCGAGGCCCCGGTCCGCCGGTCCTGCTACGCCGCGGACCGCACCGGCCACATGATCCTCCAGACGCTGTACCAGAACTGCGTCAAGGAGGGCGTGGAGTTCTTCAACGAGTTCTACGTCCTGGACCAGCTGATCACCGAGGTCGACGGGGTCAAGCACTCCGCCGGCGTCGTCGCCTACGAGCTGGCCACCGGCGAGATCCACATCTTCCAGGCGAAGGCGGTCATCTACGCCTCCGGCGGCACCGGCAAGTTCTTCAAGGTGACCTCCAACGCCCACACCCTGACCGGTGACGGCCAGGCCGCCTGCTACCGCCGCGGCCTGCCCCTGGAGGACATGGAGTTCTTCCAGTTCCACCCGACGGGCATCTGGCGCATGGGCATCCTGCTGACGGAGGGCGCCCGCGGTGAGGGCGGCATCCTCCGCAACAAGGACGGCGAGCGCTTCATGGAGAAGTACGCGCCGGTCATGAAGGACCTCGCGTCCCGTGACGTCGTCTCCCGCTCCATCTACACGGAGATCCGCGAGGGCCGCGGCTGCGGTCCCGAGGGCGACCACGTCTACCTGGACCTGACGCACCTCCCGCCGGAGCAGCTGGACGCCAAGCTCCCGGACATCACCGAGTTCGCCCGTACGTACCTCGGCATCGAGCCGTACACGGACCCGATCCCGATCCAGCCCACCGCGCACTACGCCATGGGCGGCATCCCGACCAACGTCGAGGGTGAGGTCCTGTCGGACAACACCACCGTCGTCCCGGGCCTGTACGCGGCCGGCGAGGTCGCCTGCGTGTCGGTGCACGGCGCCAACCGCCTCGGCACCAACTCGCTGCTCGACATCAACGTCTTCGGGCGCCGCGCGGGCATCGCCGCCGCCGAGTACTCCCACAAGCACGACTACGTCGAGCTGCCGGAGAACCCGGAGTCCCTGGTCGTCGAGCAGATCGAGAAGCTGCGCAACTCCACGGGCAGCGAGCGGGTCGCCGACCTGCGCCGCGAGCTCCAGGAGACGATGGACGCCAACGTGATGGTGTTCCGCACGGAGCAGACCATCAAGACGGCCGTCGAGAAGATCGCCGAGCTGCGCGAGCGCTACAAGAACGTGTCCATCCAGGACAAGGGCAAGCGCTTCAACACCGACCTCCTGGAGGCCATCGAGCTGGGCAACCTGCTCGAACTGGCCGAGGTCATGGCCGTCTCGGCCCTGGCGCGCAAGGAGTCCCGCGGCGGTCACTACCGCGAGGACTACCCCAACCGCGACGACGTCAACTTCATGCGCCACACGATGGCGTACCGCGAGGTCGGCGAGGACGGCTCCGAGACCGTGCGTCTCGACTACAAGCCGGTCGTCACGACCCGCTACCAGCCGATGGAGCGTAAGTACTGA
- a CDS encoding SCO4848 family membrane protein, which translates to MKLSRRVSWFLLAFGVWSWVIWVTFAKNLWKDGSGLAFDDAGNPTAYFWVHLALAVTSFILGTAVGVIGLRGVRANAGK; encoded by the coding sequence ATGAAGCTCAGCCGCCGCGTCTCCTGGTTCCTGCTCGCGTTCGGCGTCTGGTCTTGGGTGATCTGGGTGACCTTCGCGAAGAACCTCTGGAAGGACGGGAGCGGCCTCGCGTTCGACGACGCGGGCAACCCGACGGCGTACTTCTGGGTCCACCTCGCCCTGGCTGTCACGTCGTTCATCCTAGGGACGGCCGTCGGCGTGATCGGGCTGAGGGGCGTACGGGCGAACGCGGGCAAGTAG
- a CDS encoding succinate dehydrogenase hydrophobic membrane anchor subunit has translation MSADTTSAIGPVEGASYDVDNPAPYIEAPRKRTGKTPRATRGNFEMAAWLFMRLSGVVLVVLVLGHLLIQLFLDGGVSKIGFAFVAGRWASPFWQVWDLLMLWLAMLHGANGLRTVINDYAERPNTRLWLKGLLYTATVFTILLGTLVIFTFDPNIR, from the coding sequence ATGTCTGCTGACACCACTTCCGCGATCGGTCCCGTCGAGGGCGCCTCCTACGACGTGGACAACCCGGCCCCGTACATCGAGGCCCCCCGCAAGCGCACGGGCAAGACCCCGCGCGCGACCCGCGGCAACTTCGAGATGGCCGCGTGGCTCTTCATGCGCCTCTCGGGCGTCGTCCTCGTGGTCCTCGTCCTCGGCCACCTGCTGATCCAGCTCTTCCTGGACGGCGGCGTCTCCAAGATCGGCTTCGCCTTCGTGGCCGGCCGCTGGGCGTCCCCGTTCTGGCAGGTCTGGGACCTGCTGATGCTGTGGCTCGCCATGCTGCACGGCGCCAACGGCCTCCGTACCGTCATCAACGACTACGCGGAGCGCCCCAACACGCGCCTGTGGCTCAAGGGCCTGCTGTACACCGCCACGGTGTTCACCATCCTTCTGGGCACGCTGGTGATCTTCACCTTCGACCCGAACATCCGCTAG
- a CDS encoding TetR/AcrR family transcriptional regulator, with amino-acid sequence MKDAKEEKKAPDAAGAPAARKAPDAPKAPKSEQTRTLILETALRLFRERGYDKTTMRAIAQEAGVSVGNAYYYFASKEHLVQGFYDRIAEEHQAAVRPVLEGGEKELVARIRGVLLAWLDIAEPYHEFAAQFFKNAADPDSPLSPFSPESEGPREAAIEVHRRVISGASVKVDPELSEALPQLLWLQQMGLVLFWVYDRSEGAANSRRLVERLAPVTARAIALSRFRILRPLVKETHELLADFMPTAAGMAASGRPRRTAPKKD; translated from the coding sequence GTGAAGGACGCGAAGGAAGAGAAGAAGGCCCCGGACGCCGCCGGGGCCCCGGCCGCTCGGAAGGCCCCGGACGCTCCGAAGGCCCCGAAGAGCGAGCAGACCCGGACGCTCATCCTGGAGACCGCGCTGCGGCTCTTCCGGGAGCGGGGGTACGACAAGACCACCATGCGGGCGATCGCCCAGGAGGCCGGGGTCTCGGTCGGGAACGCCTACTACTACTTCGCGTCCAAGGAGCACCTGGTCCAGGGCTTCTACGACCGGATCGCCGAGGAGCACCAGGCGGCGGTCCGGCCCGTCCTGGAGGGCGGCGAGAAGGAACTGGTCGCCCGCATCAGGGGCGTCCTCCTCGCCTGGCTCGACATCGCCGAGCCGTACCACGAGTTCGCGGCCCAGTTCTTCAAGAACGCGGCCGACCCGGACAGCCCGCTGTCGCCCTTCTCGCCCGAGTCGGAGGGACCGCGCGAGGCCGCCATCGAGGTGCACCGCCGGGTGATCTCCGGCGCCTCGGTGAAGGTCGACCCCGAGCTCTCCGAGGCCCTGCCGCAGCTGCTGTGGCTCCAGCAGATGGGCCTGGTGCTGTTCTGGGTGTACGACCGCTCCGAGGGCGCCGCCAACAGCCGGCGGCTCGTGGAGCGGCTGGCGCCGGTGACCGCGCGGGCCATCGCGCTCTCCCGCTTCCGGATCCTGCGCCCGCTGGTCAAGGAGACCCACGAACTGCTCGCCGACTTCATGCCGACGGCGGCCGGGATGGCGGCGTCGGGGCGGCCCCGCAGGACCGCGCCGAAGAAGGACTGA
- a CDS encoding MarR family transcriptional regulator, which produces MNQPDPAAPQEQDWTDGHVARWQPVLPDLDPVVEGAVTRMKKLSVHLRRVREQSLVDFDLERHEFETLHKLAGRGGSAAPSELAQDLDLAPASVTGRLDALEKRGLVRRTPSTTDRRRVVVGLTDEGRTTWLGAMDVLGHEEERLLGVLTPAERTTLNDLLRRVMLAAEADRATPHWHG; this is translated from the coding sequence ATGAACCAGCCGGACCCCGCAGCGCCCCAGGAGCAGGACTGGACCGACGGCCACGTGGCCCGCTGGCAGCCCGTGCTGCCCGATCTCGACCCCGTCGTCGAAGGCGCGGTCACCCGGATGAAGAAGCTCTCGGTCCACCTCCGCCGGGTCCGCGAGCAGTCCCTCGTCGACTTCGACCTCGAACGCCACGAGTTCGAGACCCTGCACAAACTGGCCGGCCGCGGCGGCTCCGCCGCCCCCTCCGAACTGGCCCAGGACCTCGACCTGGCCCCCGCCTCGGTCACCGGCCGCCTCGACGCCCTGGAGAAGCGCGGACTCGTCCGGCGCACCCCCTCCACCACCGACCGCCGCCGGGTCGTCGTCGGCCTCACCGACGAGGGCCGCACCACCTGGCTCGGCGCCATGGACGTCCTCGGCCACGAGGAGGAGCGCCTCCTCGGCGTCCTCACCCCCGCCGAGCGCACCACCCTCAACGACCTGCTCCGCCGCGTCATGCTCGCCGCGGAGGCGGACCGGGCCACCCCGCACTGGCACGGCTGA
- the sdhC gene encoding succinate dehydrogenase, cytochrome b556 subunit, with translation MPAGTLYRGREGMWSWVAHRVTGVLIFFFLFVHVLDTALVRVSPEAYDEVVATYKTPIVALLEYGLVAAILFHALNGLRVIAVDFWSKGPRYQKQMLWTVVGIWVVLMAGSLYPVLGHAARELFGS, from the coding sequence GTGCCGGCTGGAACGCTGTACCGCGGCCGGGAAGGAATGTGGTCCTGGGTGGCTCATCGAGTCACCGGCGTCCTCATCTTCTTCTTCCTGTTCGTACACGTGCTGGACACCGCTCTCGTCCGCGTCTCCCCCGAGGCGTACGACGAGGTCGTCGCGACCTACAAGACGCCGATCGTCGCTCTTCTGGAGTACGGCCTGGTCGCCGCCATCCTCTTCCACGCGCTGAACGGCCTCCGGGTCATCGCCGTGGACTTCTGGTCCAAGGGCCCGCGCTACCAGAAGCAGATGCTCTGGACCGTCGTGGGCATCTGGGTCGTGCTGATGGCGGGTTCGCTGTACCCCGTCCTCGGCCACGCCGCACGTGAACTGTTCGGGAGCTGA